One window of Neorhodopirellula lusitana genomic DNA carries:
- a CDS encoding TlpA family protein disulfide reductase, giving the protein MNTKRILPLLLVLVCSTSVHAQSDIQTQSDIQTQSDIQTQSDTQTQSDSPKEAQTESKPTEIATCTVQGKVTMPTDVSEGINTEGLSLDQVVVTLEGNYRHPRMPYPPEWRTMEPEERSKWHTDFMKSDDYQDYLRTADEARAKRETHQTQLSKDGTFAFENIKPAWYQLTAMIMHPAAKGERTLQLARAHALRQFIIKSADKPFQANMTLKLKNVPAPGDLAADWTATAYDESEFKLSDFRGKFVLVDFWATWCGPCRAEFPNLESVFEDFGGERLEMIGLSVDESIDLPGDLLEESPSIYRQGWVGDTERHKKIFEAYGIQSIPSIWLIGPDGKIVARDLRGKALRDAVTTALESNNDQG; this is encoded by the coding sequence ATGAACACGAAGCGAATTCTCCCCTTGCTCCTCGTCCTGGTTTGCTCGACGAGCGTCCACGCTCAAAGCGATATACAGACTCAAAGCGATATACAGACTCAAAGCGATATACAGACTCAAAGCGATACACAGACTCAAAGCGACTCACCCAAAGAAGCGCAAACCGAATCCAAACCGACTGAAATTGCCACGTGCACTGTCCAAGGCAAAGTCACGATGCCTACGGATGTGTCCGAGGGAATCAATACAGAGGGCCTGTCGCTTGACCAAGTCGTGGTCACTTTGGAAGGCAACTACAGACACCCTCGCATGCCTTACCCGCCGGAGTGGCGTACGATGGAGCCCGAGGAACGGTCCAAGTGGCACACTGACTTCATGAAGTCGGACGACTACCAGGACTACTTGCGTACCGCCGACGAAGCCCGTGCAAAGCGAGAAACCCACCAGACCCAACTTTCCAAAGATGGCACGTTTGCTTTTGAAAACATCAAACCAGCCTGGTATCAACTCACCGCCATGATCATGCATCCCGCCGCGAAAGGTGAGCGAACGCTACAACTGGCGCGGGCTCACGCCTTGCGGCAGTTCATTATCAAAAGTGCTGACAAGCCTTTTCAAGCAAACATGACCCTCAAGCTCAAAAACGTTCCTGCGCCGGGCGACCTTGCCGCCGATTGGACGGCGACCGCGTATGACGAAAGCGAATTCAAATTGTCTGACTTCCGTGGCAAGTTTGTGCTTGTCGATTTTTGGGCAACCTGGTGCGGCCCCTGCCGCGCGGAATTCCCTAACCTCGAATCGGTTTTCGAAGACTTCGGTGGCGAGCGTCTTGAGATGATTGGCTTGAGCGTCGATGAATCGATCGACCTTCCCGGCGACCTGCTGGAAGAGAGCCCGTCGATCTACCGCCAAGGTTGGGTCGGCGACACCGAACGGCACAAGAAGATCTTTGAAGCCTACGGTATCCAATCGATTCCATCGATCTGGCTGATCGGTCCCGACGGCAAGATCGTTGCCCGAGATCTGCGTGGGAAGGCACTGCGTGATGCAGTAACAACCGCCCTAGAATCGAACAACGACCAGGGCTAA
- a CDS encoding alkaline phosphatase D family protein yields MSQRPSLDQAAATVWNRRRFLAFSSALPAYVMSTQHAWADSKVSFSSDPFTLGVASGEPDHRGMVLWTRLAPSPLQPDGGMPAKTVEVQWEVATDDSMRNVVASGTQLATPQLGHSVHVELNQLESDRWYWYRFRCGDAESPIARTRTTPLPHQLPDRVRFAVASCQNYEQGLFTAYEQMAADDVDFVFHLGDYIYEYEAGRNGKVRTHHGSEIMSLGDYRVRHAQYRSDKLLQNMHAQCPWWVTWDDHEFDNNCACDISEQSGVDSVSFLSRRANAYQAYYEMMPLRLRQIPRGSDMRLYRSGQFGRLAEFSILDTRQYRTDQPNDDRKSPLNDAAMDPTQTMLGTQQRGWLSRNLIRSTATWNILAQQVMMGMVNRSGDPDNQQFSMDQWPGYAHERMGLLRYIRDRQVSNPVVLTGDIHSNWANELRVDDRETEQDLVATEFVATSISSGGNGPDKPKKLDAVLAENACVKWHNAERGYIRCDVTPDSWKSDYMVVDDVLKPGGKTFARNSFVIESGLPKLNQA; encoded by the coding sequence ATGTCACAACGACCTTCCCTTGATCAGGCCGCCGCCACTGTTTGGAACCGTCGGCGGTTTCTTGCCTTTTCCAGTGCACTTCCTGCTTATGTGATGTCGACCCAGCACGCTTGGGCTGATTCCAAGGTTTCTTTTTCGAGTGATCCGTTCACGTTAGGAGTCGCGTCTGGCGAACCCGATCATCGTGGCATGGTGCTATGGACTCGGCTGGCGCCTTCCCCGTTGCAGCCAGATGGTGGGATGCCGGCCAAGACTGTTGAAGTGCAATGGGAAGTTGCGACAGACGACTCGATGCGCAACGTGGTCGCGTCAGGCACTCAATTGGCCACGCCTCAACTGGGCCACTCAGTTCACGTTGAGCTCAATCAACTGGAGTCGGATCGTTGGTATTGGTACCGATTCCGGTGTGGTGATGCCGAAAGCCCCATCGCTCGGACACGCACGACTCCCTTGCCGCATCAACTGCCCGATCGAGTTCGCTTCGCCGTCGCCTCGTGTCAAAACTACGAGCAAGGATTGTTTACTGCGTACGAGCAAATGGCCGCTGACGATGTCGACTTTGTCTTTCACTTGGGCGATTACATCTATGAATACGAAGCCGGTCGCAATGGTAAAGTTCGGACGCATCACGGTTCCGAGATCATGTCGTTGGGTGACTATCGAGTGCGACACGCTCAATACCGTTCAGACAAACTGTTGCAGAACATGCATGCACAGTGCCCGTGGTGGGTGACCTGGGACGACCATGAGTTTGATAACAACTGTGCTTGTGACATTTCGGAACAGTCCGGCGTTGATTCGGTTTCGTTTCTTTCGCGTCGTGCGAATGCCTATCAAGCTTATTACGAGATGATGCCGCTTCGTTTGCGTCAAATTCCTCGCGGCAGTGACATGCGTTTGTACCGTTCGGGGCAATTTGGGCGGCTGGCTGAGTTCTCGATCTTGGACACTCGGCAATATCGAACCGATCAGCCCAACGATGATCGCAAGAGCCCTCTCAATGATGCGGCGATGGATCCAACTCAAACGATGCTTGGAACCCAACAACGTGGCTGGCTTTCTCGCAACTTGATTCGCTCAACGGCCACTTGGAACATTCTGGCTCAACAGGTGATGATGGGCATGGTCAATCGTTCGGGGGATCCGGACAATCAACAGTTCTCGATGGACCAGTGGCCTGGGTACGCTCATGAGCGAATGGGGTTGCTGCGATACATTCGTGATCGCCAAGTCAGTAATCCGGTTGTCCTAACAGGTGACATTCACTCCAACTGGGCCAATGAACTTCGCGTGGACGATCGAGAAACCGAACAGGATCTGGTGGCCACCGAGTTCGTTGCCACATCGATTTCGAGTGGTGGCAACGGCCCGGATAAACCCAAAAAGCTCGATGCGGTCCTGGCCGAAAACGCATGCGTGAAATGGCACAACGCCGAACGAGGCTACATCCGTTGCGACGTCACTCCCGACAGCTGGAAGTCGGACTACATGGTCGTCGACGATGTCTTGAAGCCAGGTGGCAAAACGTTCGCACGCAACTCTTTCGTCATCGAATCAGGTTTGCCCAAACTGAACCAAGCTTGA